GGTTGGTATCATGAACAAATGCTTAAATCTTTTGATTCTAATATTATTGAACTTGTCAAACAAAACCCAGAAGTACAGTTTATATTTTTCTATGCGCCATATCCAGTAACATATCACGTAGTTATGGATAAAAACGACCCAAAGCATACAAAGGAAAATATGTTATTTAAAAAAGAAGTATACACTAAATTAGCACAACTAAAAAATGTAAAACTCTATGATTTCCAAGATCAAAAAGAAGTTACGTATAATATTTCTAATTATATGTCTGATCAAACGCATTATTACAGATATATAAATGATTGGATTGTAAAACAATTAGCAACAACTGAACCGATTACTAATAAACAAGATTACGAACAAAGATTAACTAACTTCTCTAATGAAATACGGAATTTCGATACTTCTAAGCTAGTGAATTCAGATGAAAGACCTAAATAATAAAAAAGGTAACAATGAAAACTATCATTGTTACCTTTTTATATTGTAATAGCCCATAAGTCTCAAACGAAACTCTTTTAAAGCTGGATATGCCTCTAAATTAAACAACATCCCTTGGATAACTGGAATTCTTGGATTTTGCATTCTCATTTCTGCCTCCAAAACATCCAATGTAACAAGCAATTCCTCATCCTCTAATTGATCAGCTAAAGTTCGCTTAAATACAATAATCTCTTTTAAAAAATGTTCCTTAACCTGCTCCTTAATAAGTTCTGATTTACAAAGAAACTCCCCAAGCCTTTCTTCATGCAAAACAGGTTTCTCCGCAGATTCTACAAGCCCTCCTACTAAATGATCTATCCTTTTTAAAATAAAAGTTGAGACATACGATAAGTCAATTTCTGGCGCCTGTAAAATAATTAATTCCAAGTATCCGCGGCATATACCTTCTACCATAATTACTAAATCCAATAAATAGGGTATAACCTTTTCACCATAAATGGACAATAAACTATTTCGATAAAATGCATGAGACTCTAACTTCATCCGCATCATAAACTCTTCCACTTCTTTATTAAAAGGAATCGCATTTTCCCTCGCATGCATAATAATAAATTCTTTATGCTTTTGTATATCGTTAAACTGGCAATGCAATTGTTTTGCAAATTTTTCACGTGGTAATAATGATTCTTTATCAATATCCATCATTTTATTTTGAATCTTGTCATAGTAATATCGAAGTGTTGCTAATAAAAGCTCTTCTTTCGATTTAAAGTATAAATAAAAAGCTCCCTTAGATATGCCACAAGCGGTCACAATTTCCTGTACTGATGTCGCATTTACACCCTTAGTCGCAAATAACTTCATAGCCATCTCTATAATTAAACGCTCTTTTTCTTTCATATCATGTCTCTCCTAAATTTAATCTCGCATCTTATTATGAATGTATTATACCATCCCTTTTCATTGACGGCTGACCAATCAGTCAGTTATATTATGTATTAGACTGACCAGTTGGTCAATACAATACAAAGGGAGCGCAAACATGAACAAAATCATTAATTTCTCGTTAAAAAATAAGTTCGCAGTTTGGCTACTAACCATTATTGTTACCATTGCAGGTATTTATTCTGGGCTGAACATGAAGCTGGAAACAATTCCTGATATTACAACACCTGTTGTAACAGTAACCACGGTTTATCCTGGTGCTACACCAGAAGAAGTAGCGGATAAGGTTTCAAAACCGATGGAAGAGCAACTGCAAAATTTAAGTGGTGTAAACGTTGTTAGTTCATCATCTTTTCAAAATGCATCTTCTATGCAAGTAGAATATGATTTTGATAAAAACATGGAAAAGGCTGAAACAGAAATTAAAGAAGCACTCGCAAATGTAAAACTGCCAGAAGGCGTAAAGGATCCGAAAGTTTCACGTTTAAACTTCAATGCCTTTCCTGTTATTTCATTAAGCGTAGCAAGTAAAAATGAATCTTTAGCTACCTTAACTGAAAATGTCGAAAAAAATGTTGTTCCAGGATTAAAAGGACTTGATGGTGTTGCATCTGTTCAAATTTCAGGTCAACAAGTAGATGAAGTACAACTTGTCTTCAAGAAAGATAAGATGAAAGAATTAGGTTTAAGTGAAGATACTGTAAAAAATGTAATTAAAGGATCGGACGTATCTTTACCACTTGGTTTATATACATTTAAAGACACAGAAAAATCAGTTGTTGTAGATGGCAATATTACAACAATGAAAGCATTAAAAGAATTGAAAATCCCAGCTGTTCCTTCCTCACCGAGCGGTCAAAGTAGTCAAAACCCTGGGGCTGGTGCACAAACGTCGCAAATGAATCCAGCCGCTATGAACGGGATTCCCACAGTTACGTTAGACGAAATTGCTGACATTAAAGAAGTCGGAAAAGCTGAATCTATTTCTCGAACAAATGGAAAAGAAGCAATTGGAATTCAAATTGTAAAAGCTGCTGATGCGAATACAGTTGATGTTGTAAATGCAGTAAAAGATAAAGTCAAAGAGCTTGAGAAAAAATATAAAGACTTAGAGATTATTTCAACATTTGACCAAGGTGCACCGATTGAGAAATCAGTAGAAACAATGCTGAGCAAAGCTATTTTCGGCGCTATCTTTGCGATTGTTATTATTATGCTGTTCCTACGAAATATCCGAACAACATTAATCTCTGTCGTTTCCATACCACTTTCTTTATTAATTGCTGTATTAGTTATAAAGCAAATGGATATTACGCTTAACATTATGACACTCGGAGCAATGACAGTCGCTATCGGGCGCGTTGTGGATGACTCCATTGTTGTTATTGAAAATATTTACCGACGTATGTCATTATCAGAAGAGAAGCTGCGCGGAAAAGATTTAATTCGTGAAGCTACGAAAGAAATGTTTATCCCGATTATGTCTTCTACCATCGTAACAATTGCAGTATTTTTACCACTTGGACTAGTAAAAGGTATGATTGGTGAAATGTTCTTACCATTCGCCTTAACTATCGTTTTCGCTTTATTAGCATCGTTACTAGTGGCAGTTACAATCGTACCAATGCTAGCTCACTCTTTATTTAAAAAAGAGAGCATGAGGGAAAAAGAGGTACATCATGAAGAAAAACCAAGTAAATTAGCAAACATTTATAAACGCATACTTGCATGGGCTTTAAATCATAAAATTATTACATCAAGTATCGCTGTCCTTCTATTAGTTGGTAGTCTTGCGCTTGTTCCAGTTATCGGTGTAAGTTTCTTACCATCTGAAGAAGAAAAAATGATCATTACAACGTATAATCCTGAACCAGGTCAAACGTTAGAAGACGTTGAAAAAATTGCAACGAAAGCTGAGA
This Bacillus paramycoides DNA region includes the following protein-coding sequences:
- a CDS encoding TetR/AcrR family transcriptional regulator: MKEKERLIIEMAMKLFATKGVNATSVQEIVTACGISKGAFYLYFKSKEELLLATLRYYYDKIQNKMMDIDKESLLPREKFAKQLHCQFNDIQKHKEFIIMHARENAIPFNKEVEEFMMRMKLESHAFYRNSLLSIYGEKVIPYLLDLVIMVEGICRGYLELIILQAPEIDLSYVSTFILKRIDHLVGGLVESAEKPVLHEERLGEFLCKSELIKEQVKEHFLKEIIVFKRTLADQLEDEELLVTLDVLEAEMRMQNPRIPVIQGMLFNLEAYPALKEFRLRLMGYYNIKR
- a CDS encoding efflux RND transporter permease subunit, with protein sequence MNKIINFSLKNKFAVWLLTIIVTIAGIYSGLNMKLETIPDITTPVVTVTTVYPGATPEEVADKVSKPMEEQLQNLSGVNVVSSSSFQNASSMQVEYDFDKNMEKAETEIKEALANVKLPEGVKDPKVSRLNFNAFPVISLSVASKNESLATLTENVEKNVVPGLKGLDGVASVQISGQQVDEVQLVFKKDKMKELGLSEDTVKNVIKGSDVSLPLGLYTFKDTEKSVVVDGNITTMKALKELKIPAVPSSPSGQSSQNPGAGAQTSQMNPAAMNGIPTVTLDEIADIKEVGKAESISRTNGKEAIGIQIVKAADANTVDVVNAVKDKVKELEKKYKDLEIISTFDQGAPIEKSVETMLSKAIFGAIFAIVIIMLFLRNIRTTLISVVSIPLSLLIAVLVIKQMDITLNIMTLGAMTVAIGRVVDDSIVVIENIYRRMSLSEEKLRGKDLIREATKEMFIPIMSSTIVTIAVFLPLGLVKGMIGEMFLPFALTIVFALLASLLVAVTIVPMLAHSLFKKESMREKEVHHEEKPSKLANIYKRILAWALNHKIITSSIAVLLLVGSLALVPVIGVSFLPSEEEKMIITTYNPEPGQTLEDVEKIATKAEKHFQDNKDVKTIQFSLGGENPMSPGQSNQAMFFVQYDNDTKNFEKEKEQVVKDLQKMSGKGEWKNQDFGASGGSNEIKLYVYGDSSEDIKPVVKDIQNIMKKNKDLKDIDSSIAKTYAEYTLVADQEKLSKMGLTAAQIGMGLSNQHDRPVLTTIKKDGKDVNVYVEAEKQNYETIDDLTNRKLTTPLGNEVAVKDVMTVKEGETSNTVKHRDGRVYAEVSAKLTSDDVSKASAAVQKEVDKMELPSGVDVSMGGVTKDIEESFKQLGLAMLAAIAIVYFVLVVTFGGALAPFAILFSLPFTIIGALVALLISGETLSVSAMIGALMLIGIVVTNAIVLIDRVIHKENEGLSTREALLEAGATRLRPILMTAIATIGALIPLALGFEGSGLISKGLGVTVIGGLTSSTLLTLLIVPIVYEVLSKFKKKKAK